A genome region from Carya illinoinensis cultivar Pawnee chromosome 2, C.illinoinensisPawnee_v1, whole genome shotgun sequence includes the following:
- the LOC122300746 gene encoding putative calcium-transporting ATPase 13, plasma membrane-type, translated as MSSFSLASLEPLQSLPHARPTLSKPINRWRTAFVTIYCSRALLSLYKNSLTDKKNTEVSRHSSLFVVDFKLDNNFKIDQTTLSELVREKDVGCLKNIGGIRGLASTLETDAEFGICVDFKDVASRQEAFGSNTYKRPPTKSFFHFVVEAFKDLTIFILLGCASLSLAFGIKQHGIKEGWYDGGSIFVAIFLVIAVSAISNFKQNKQFDKLSKVNNNIQVDVVRAGRRQQISVFDIVVGDVVCLKIGDQVPADRLFLDGHSLQVDESSMTGESEHVEVNCSHPFLVSGTKVADGYARMLVTSVGMNTTWGEMMSSINRDTNEQTPLQARLNKLTSSIGKVGLAVAFLVLVVLLVRYFTGNTEDENGNREFNGSKTKADDIVNAVVEIVAAAVTIIVVAIPEGLPLAVTLTLAYSMKRMMADQAMVRKLSACETMGSATTICTDKTGTLTMNLMKVTQFWLGEESFATDVHSSIAPCILDLVHEGVALNTTGSVYRPPLGFEIEFSGSPTEKAILSWSVLELNMEMEQMKESCTILFVEAFNSQKKRSGVLMRRKVDNTTHMHWKGAAEMILKMCSSYYDASGSIKDMDDGKMLKFEQIIQGMAASSLRCIAFAHKQISEEDNEDGEEHKKLKEDGLTLLGLVGLRDPCRPGAMKAVEDCQNAGVNIKMITGDNVFTAKAIATECGILRPGQDMYSGAVVEGVEFRNYTPEERLEKVENICVMARSSPMDKLLMVKCLEQKGHVVAVTGDGTNDAPALKEANIGLSMGIQGTEVAKESSDIVILDDNFASVATVLKWGRCVYNNIQKFIQFQLTVNVAALVINFVAAVSAGELPLTTVQLLWVNLIMDTLGALALATEKPTKELMEKPPVGWIEPLITNIMWRNLLAQALYQVAILLTLQFRGESIFGVTEKVNDTLIFNTFVLCQVFNEFNARKLEKKNVFEGIHRNRLFLGIIAITLVLQVVMVEFLKKFADTERLNWVQWGACIGVAAVSWPMGWIVKWIPVPDRPFFSYLKMKKKQGLPLKFSRLF; from the coding sequence ATGTCTAGCTTTTCATTAGCAAGCTTGGAACCACTTCAGTCTTTACCCCATGCACGTCCCACCCTTAGCAAACCTATCAACAGATGGCGCACGGCTTTTGTGACCATCTATTGTTCTAGAGCCTTGCTATCACTTTACAAAAATTCTCTAACCGACAAGAAAAATACAGAGGTTTCACGCCATTCTTCTTTATTCGTTGTGGACTTCAAACTGgacaacaatttcaaaattgaTCAAACTACTCTCAGTGAGCTTGTCAGAGAGAAAGATGTTGGATGCCTAAAAAATATTGGAGGAATTCGAGGCTTAGCATCTACTCTTGAAACCGATGCTGAATTTGGGATTTGTGTTGATTTTAAAGACGTGGCTAGCCGACAAGAGGCCTTTGGCTCAAACACGTACAAAAGACCACCTACAAAGAGCTTCTTCCATTTCGTAGTGGAAGCCTTCAAGGATCTTACCATTTTCATCCTCTTAGGCTGTGCTTCACTTTCCCTTGCATTTGGTATAAAACAACATGGAATAAAAGAAGGATGGTACGATGGTGGAAGCATATTTGTTGCTATATTTCTTGTTATTGCTGTTTCTGCCATTAGTAACttcaagcaaaacaaacaatttgACAAGTTATCCAAAGTCAACAACAATATCCAAGTTGATGTTGTGAGGGCTGGGCGACGTCAACAGATTTCAGTATTTGACATTGTTGTCGGAGATGTTGTTTGCTTAAAGATTGGAGATCAAGTTCCTGCAGACAGGCTATTCTTAGATGGACACTCATTGCAAGTGGACGAATCCAGCATGACAGGGGAGAGTGAGCATGTTGAGGTAAACTGCAGTCATCCATTCTTGGTTTCCGGTACAAAGGTTGCTGATGGGTATGCCAGAATGCTTGTCACTTCTGTTGGCATGAACACGACGTGGGGTGAGATGATGAGCTCGATCAACCGTGACACCAACGAACAGACACCTTTACAAGCTCGACTCAACAAGCTAACTTCATCAATAGGTAAGGTTGGATTGGCAGTTGCTTTCCTAGTTCTCGTAGTCTTGTTGGTTCGATACTTCACCGGAAATACAGAAGACGAGAATGGAAATAGGGAGTTCAATGGCAGCAAGACCAAGGCCGATGACATTGTGAATGCTGTGGTGGAGATTGTAGCTGCAGCAGTTACTATAATTGTGGTTGCAATTCCAGAAGGTTTGCCCCTAGCTGTCAcactaacacttgcttattcCATGAAGAGAATGATGGCCGATCAGGCAATGGTGCGGAAGCTCTCTGCCTGTGAGACAATGGGCTCTGCCACCACCATTTGCACTGACAAAACAGGCACTCTTACGATGAACCTAATGAAGGTGACGCAGTTTTGGTTAGGGGAAGAATCTTTTGCAACAGATGTCCACTCATCAATTGCTCCATGTATTCTTGACTTGGTCCACGAAGGAGTTGCTCTAAACACAACCGGCAGTGTTTACAGGCCGCCTTTAGGATTTGAAATCGAGTTCTCAGGTAGTCCCACTGAAAAAGCAATTCTTTCTTGGTCTGTTCTGGAGCTGAACATGGAAATGGAGCAAATGAAGGAAAGTTGCACGATTCTTTTTGTTGAAGCGTTCAATTCCCAGAAGAAAAGAAGTGGGGTCTTGATGAGGAGAAAGGTAGACAACACAACTCATATGCATTGGAAAGGAGCTGCGGAGATGATACTGAAGATGTGTTCAAGTTACTATGATGCCTCTGGAAGTATCAAAGATATGGATGATGGTAAAATGTTGAAATTTGAGCAAATTATTCAAGGTATGGCAGCTAGCAGCCTTCGGTGCATTGCTTTTGCTCATAAGCAAATTTCAGAAGAAGATAACGAAGATGGCGAAGAACATAAAAAGCTAAAAGAAGATGGTTTGACCCTTTTGGGACTGGTGGGACTTAGGGACCCATGTCGTCCAGGGGCGATGAAAGCTGTGGAAGATTGCCAAAATGCTGGTGTGAACATCAAAATGATCACAGGAGACAATGTTTTCACAGCAAAAGCTATAGCAACAGAATGTGGGATTCTAAGGCCTGGACAGGACATGTATAGCGGAGCAGTGGTAGAAGGTGTGGAATTTAGAAACTACACACCAGAGGAGAGACTGGAGAAAGTCGAAAACATTTGTGTGATGGCAAGATCCTCTCCTATGGACAAACTTCTGATGGTAAAATGCTTGGAACAAAAAGGCCATGTGGTTGCAGTTACTGGAGACGGCACAAATGATGCACCAGCATTAAAAGAAGCAAATATAGGACTTTCAATGGGGATCCAAGGCACTGAGGTTGCCAAGGAGAGCTCAGACATCGTCATTTTAGATGATAATTTTGCTTCGGTGGCCACAGTTCTCAAGTGGGGAAGGTGTGTCTATAACAACATCCAGAAGTTCATCCAATTTCAACTCACTGTAAACGTTGCTGCTCTAGTTATCAACTTTGTAGCAGCAGTTTCTGCAGGTGAACTCCCATTAACAACAGTGCAATTATTGTGGGTGAATCTGATTATGGACACGTTGGGTGCCCTGGCTCTTGCAACAGAGAAGCCCACCAAGGAGCTGATGGAGAAACCACCTGTGGGCTGGATTGAGCCACTTATTACCAACATTATGTGGAGAAACTTGTTGGCCCAAGCTTTATATCAGGTAGCCATCCTCTTGACCTTGCAATTTAGAGGCGAATCAATCTTTGGGGTGACTGAGAAGGTAAATGACACCttgatttttaatacttttgttctttgccAAGTCTTCAATGAATTCAATGCAAGAAAACTCGAGAAGAAGAATGTGTTCGAGGGGATTCACAGGAACAGGTTGTTCTTGGGGATCATTGCGATAACCTTAGTCCTTCAGGTGGTCATGGTGgagtttttaaagaaatttgcaGATACAGAAAGGTTGAATTGGGTGCAATGGGGTGCATGTATTGGAGTTGCAGCAGTTTCTTGGCCTATGGGTTGGATTGTCAAGTGGATACCTGTTCCAGATAGACCATTTTTCAGCTACctaaagatgaaaaagaaacaaggaCTTCCACTCAAATTTTCCCGTCTTTTTTAA